CCATAGCAGACTTAATGAGAGTATTTGCTACAAACAGGCCATGTTGTTTTTTGTGCCTGCCGTACAAGACGACATGATATCATACAGCTATAGTGACACCATATAACTATACTTCTGTTGTAGGTACTGGCTATCTGTTGGGGCACAGCCATCAGATCCCGTGCAGCGTATCCTCTTCCGTGCCGGTGTTCTGCCGCCGCCTCCGTTGCTAGCCATGGGCCGGAAGGGTGGACATCGTGACAGGAACCCCATTCATCCGATGACTGGCCGTCCCTTGGATCTTGAGGGTGTCACGATTGTCGATGATCCCAATGCTGCTGAAGGTGATGCTGAAGCACCTACAGAACCTTCGTTGGAGGCGTGATAGATTTTCTGTTCTGGCATATGGAGTGGTGCTGCAAGGCAAAAGAATTTGTTTGTTGTGCTTCTGTTAAGATCATGAGCACGTAGTGTATGATCTTCAACAATTTCGTCATGTAACTCTGCTTTGTTAGCCTTTGCTGCACCATGGGTTAGCCAGCCGTCTCCAGTCTACTACGCCGTGTCCTAATATGGTTCCTTTTGAATGGATTATGCAATTTCTGCATTCCTTTTGGATGCTCAAGTTGACAAATAATAATTCAAGTAAAGTGCTGGACTGGGTGCCCCATAATCATGTGCGCAACATATGCTTGATAGCCATGTATGATTATTCCTGCTGTGTGATCCAATCGATGCTTTATCTGATGTGGTTGCAAAGGTGACATATATTGCTTGATTGTGTAGCTTAAAAAGGTGCATCTTGTCTTGTGGCATCCTCGTGGATACCTGTGACGTTTGTTTGTGTTGATGTTTTCTTGTGTGATTCCTTCCTTGTATTGGTCAGTTGTCTCACTGCCATGACATGCATGTTGCCTCCTGAAAGCATCTTCAaaacaattactccctccgtctcatgatgtaagatgttttttgatactaatgtagtgtcaaaaaacgtctttaccttatgggacggagggagtatgtcataAGCTTCCCAAAATTCTGAGCTTATTTAGCTGAAGGGTATGTTGTGTTGTCATTATGTGGAACATTGTACTGTTTCTTTCTCGTTGCTCATTTGTAAAGGGCTTGTACTTTGATTCCGATAATCGAAATTAAAGAGGGAAATCTCCAGAACTGAATAAAACATACTAGTAGATGGAGTATATAATTTCAACAAACAGCTACCTCCGTAGGTATACTCAAAATACCTGTTTGGTATTCATGTATTCAGTAAAAGAAAGAGCCAATTTACGCCACTGAAATGGCAGCCAAATAAAAAATCGCAGAATTTTCATGCTCTATCCTGAATGACACCTGTGATTGCTAATGATAATATCTTCGTTTCTGCATTGGACTGTGAGAGATGTGTCCTGTCCTGCCTTCCCACCAACTGAAACCTGCGCTCTGCCCAATTTGGCGCCATAGTTTGCATGAACAAGTTCAGACTGTACACCTCAAGGATATCCAGCCAAGTAAGCCTTGAGACTCACAGAAGAGAGAAGAGAATGTTTGACCAGGAATCAAGGTATGTTTCTCCTTTGGGTCTATCTAACTGCAAGTAAATTTCTTCTTCCCTAGGCCACCCCCATCATGCCAAACCAACCTCACCAAGAAAAGCAAAGCTTTCTCTCCATGGTTGATGCCTTGATGGCAGCACTTGCCCTCACTCTCTTCCCCTTCTTTAAATCTTGTAAGCATCCTCGCAATGTCTTCTTCCTTTGTTCCGATCGAGACcccattttatcttccctcatcgACGACGTCGGCTGCCGGGGTTTTCCGTAGCCAAGTCTCACCATGGGAGAGCCGAGGCATCACTGCAAGCTATGGCTCCTCCTGCTGGCATTGGCCCCGTGGCTGCACGCAtcgacgggcgcggcgacgacgttCACCATAGCGAACTACTGCGCCTACACGATATGGCCGGGCACGCTGGCCGGCTCCGGCACGCCGCAGCTGTCCACGACGGGGTTCGAACTCGGGCCGGGGCAGACGGTGCGGCTCGCGGCGCCGCCGGCGTGGTCCGGGCGGATGTGGGCGCGGACCGGGTGCGTGTTCGACGCGGCCGGCGCCGGGGTGTGCCAGACGGGCGACTGCGGCGGGCGCATGGAGTGCCGCGGCGCCGGCGCCACGCCCCCGGCCACGCTCTTCGAGGTCACGCTGGGGAAGGGCGGCGGCGAGGACTTCTACGACGTGAGCCTCGTCGACGGGTACAACCtccccgtcgtcgccatccccCGCGCGCTGCGCGGGCCCGGCGCGTGCAACGCCACCGGCTGCTTGGCCGACCTCAACCGCTGTAAGTACTCCAGTGAACATCTCATGCCAGCCTTGCCGTTGCGCGCCATTGCCGGCTCTGATGATCATGGCGTATGGATGGATGGAGCAGCGTGCCCGACGGAGCTGCAGGTGGTCTACGGCGCCGGCGCGATCGCGTGCCGGAGCGCGTGCGAGGCGTTCGGGCAGGACAGGTACTGCTGCAGCGGCGCCTACGGCACGCCGGCCGCGTGCCGGCCGACGTCGTACTCGTCCGTCTTCAAGATGGCGTGCCCGCGCGCCTACAGCTACGCCTACGACGACAGCACCAGCACCTTCACCTGCAGCGCCGACGACTACACCGTCGCCTTCTGCCTCCCCACCTCCGGGTCAGCTCATCAAAACCGTGGCAAACATACATACACGGCACGCGTGTGGCCTGCGACCTGCGTAGCTAACAGCTTTGTGATCGGATCGGCTTTCCGGTGCAGGATAAAGGAGTCGGACGCCGTGTTCCTGGGCGCGCAGATCATCGGCGGCCGCGGCACAGGTGCTGCCGAAGCCAACGATATCGCGCCGCCGGCGTACGGCAACGGTGGCGCGGGCGCTTACCCACCGCCGACCTCCGACAGCTACAGCGGTGGTGGACCCGGAGGCGCTTACCTGCCGCCGGTTTACAACTACGGGCCTGGCGGCGATCGCATACCGCCGGCGATGAGGATCTCGTCGGCGAGCACGACGACGTACATCCGGCCGTGGcttccgctgctgctgctgctcctctgctTTACCTGACCGTAGTTCCGTTGCCCGCTGCGCACGACGAGCTCGCGACAGTTTAAGCTGACTCCGAGTTTAACGCAGCCTGGCAGCAAAGAAGAGATGGGTCGATCGAGAAGGGCCTTTCATTCATGCGTTGGATGTTTGCACGATCCAAAACTTATTTTCATCCCTCGTGGATATGTTTGCAGAGCTCCAACTTATCGTACCGTTTACTAGTTGATTAGTTACAGCAGATGTTAGGCGACTAATTGTAAAGATCGGGTCCGTTTTACAAGTTACAGTAGATGACACTAACCTCCCGTGGATTAGCTCTCGACAGGACGTGCGTTCGGTATACGCACACTCATTTCTCAAAACCTGTGATGAATCCTGTGGAAAGAACGATACATTCAGTTCAGGATCACTGAACTTATCCTTCTGACGCGATCGGAAACTGCACAAATACACTCACaaaattactccctctgtaaactaatataaaagcattaTATAAACTGCACAAATACAGTCACAAAATACGGTCATCAGTTCGCTCACTTTCATCAATCTAGAAAATTGCGGCATTTGCCTGTGATCAATGCCCACATGGTCAACACAGCTATGGGGCCCAGTTGCCAGTGTCGCGCCTGCCTGGCTAGGCAATTCCGCGAGCATCTCCAGGCCACTCCCAGGCAGACCGGCGAGGTCACGATCCAACCAGCCGCAAATCTCCCCAGACACTCGACCACCGCGCcccgcccgccggccgccgccgccgccgcctcgatcccACGCCCCACCGGCTCGGGACGCCCCCGCCACTCACGCGTCGCCGCAATCGCCGTCCCCGCTCTTCCTCGTCGGGACACCGCGTTCCCCGTCCGCAGTCTCTGACCGCCTCTGC
This window of the Triticum aestivum cultivar Chinese Spring chromosome 5D, IWGSC CS RefSeq v2.1, whole genome shotgun sequence genome carries:
- the LOC123122005 gene encoding 30S ribosomal protein S16-2, chloroplastic/mitochondrial, with protein sequence MVVRIRLARFGCRNRPFYRVMAADSRSPRDGKHLEVLGYYNPLPGKDGGKRMGLKFDRVKYWLSVGAQPSDPVQRILFRAGVLPPPPLLAMGRKGGHRDRNPIHPMTGRPLDLEGVTIVDDPNAAEGDAEAPTEPSLEA
- the LOC123125048 gene encoding pathogenesis-related thaumatin-like protein 3.5 yields the protein MGEPRHHCKLWLLLLALAPWLHASTGAATTFTIANYCAYTIWPGTLAGSGTPQLSTTGFELGPGQTVRLAAPPAWSGRMWARTGCVFDAAGAGVCQTGDCGGRMECRGAGATPPATLFEVTLGKGGGEDFYDVSLVDGYNLPVVAIPRALRGPGACNATGCLADLNRSCPTELQVVYGAGAIACRSACEAFGQDRYCCSGAYGTPAACRPTSYSSVFKMACPRAYSYAYDDSTSTFTCSADDYTVAFCLPTSGIKESDAVFLGAQIIGGRGTGAAEANDIAPPAYGNGGAGAYPPPTSDSYSGGGPGGAYLPPVYNYGPGGDRIPPAMRISSASTTTYIRPWLPLLLLLLCFT